One region of Xylanimonas ulmi genomic DNA includes:
- a CDS encoding RecB family exonuclease: MTSAPQAPPRPPALSPSRAGDFMQCPLLFRYRVVDRLPEPPSSAAARGTLVHAVLERLYDAPLGQRTREAALALLPREWERLREAEPRYTQLFAPDDAAGVEQWLDGAGRLLGTYFTLEDPNRLEPQARELRVEHQLADGGPLLRGIVDRLDVAPDGALRVVDYKTGRSPRAGYEASALFQMRFYGLVLWRERGVLPAMLQLVYLGDGQVLRAQPRPSELEVTERKVRALWAAIEQAAGAGDFRPRRSALCGWCAHQAVCPQFGGTPPEFDPALARQRLGVDV, translated from the coding sequence GTGACGTCAGCACCGCAGGCTCCCCCGCGCCCCCCGGCGCTCTCGCCGTCGCGCGCGGGCGACTTCATGCAGTGCCCGCTGCTGTTCCGCTACCGGGTCGTCGACCGCCTGCCCGAGCCGCCGTCGTCGGCCGCCGCCCGCGGCACCCTGGTGCACGCGGTGCTGGAGCGGCTCTACGACGCGCCCCTGGGCCAGCGCACCCGCGAGGCGGCGCTCGCGCTGCTGCCGCGCGAATGGGAGCGGCTGCGCGAGGCCGAGCCGCGTTACACGCAGCTGTTCGCGCCGGACGACGCCGCGGGCGTCGAGCAGTGGCTCGACGGCGCCGGGCGCCTGCTGGGGACCTACTTCACCCTGGAGGACCCCAACCGCCTGGAGCCGCAGGCGCGCGAGCTGCGCGTCGAGCACCAGCTCGCCGACGGCGGCCCGCTCCTGCGCGGCATCGTCGACCGGCTCGACGTGGCGCCCGACGGCGCGCTGCGTGTCGTCGACTACAAGACGGGCCGCTCGCCGCGCGCCGGGTATGAGGCCTCGGCGCTGTTCCAGATGCGCTTCTACGGGCTGGTGCTGTGGCGCGAGCGGGGCGTGTTGCCCGCGATGCTCCAGCTCGTCTACCTGGGCGACGGCCAGGTGCTGCGCGCCCAGCCTCGCCCGAGCGAGCTCGAGGTGACCGAGCGCAAGGTGCGAGCGTTGTGGGCCGCGATCGAGCAGGCGGCGGGGGCGGGCGACTTCCGCCCGCGCCGCTCCGCGCTGTGCGGGTGGTGCGCGCACCAGGCGGTGTGCCCACAGTTCGGCGGGACGCCGCCTGAGTTCGACCCGGCGCTGGCCCGTCAGCGCCTCGGCGTCGACGTCTGA
- a CDS encoding site-2 protease family protein — protein MPTPATRTRGWVIGRVAGAPVIVTPSWFLAAVVLTLVFAPTVRSFAPRLSDGGVVVVAFAFVLLLFASVFCHEAAHALVARSRGHRVTELAMTLWGGHTAYTGAQRRPLDGALVAVVGPLTNLLLAGVFWAAFGAAPAASVPAMLLYAAFFSNVFVGLFNLLPGLPLDGGQLLEALVWRVTGSRMRGTVAAGWVGRAVAVGVLAWALLWPVARGLAPSVTTVIWSAVVGAFLWSGAGEAITTARRRAVVDSIATASLAGRAVVVATGTRLGDAARAVAGVPDAAVVVTDAWGAPLGWVDPAAAAAVPPGAVGVTPVDAAVVPFPPGSAVDDSLGGAALLEHLAATSAGARIVPVVRGGRVTGVLDVARVAAAVRGPAR, from the coding sequence ATGCCAACCCCTGCGACACGCACGCGCGGCTGGGTCATCGGGCGCGTCGCCGGCGCCCCGGTGATCGTGACCCCGTCCTGGTTCCTGGCCGCCGTGGTGCTCACGCTCGTGTTCGCCCCGACGGTGCGCAGTTTCGCGCCCAGGCTGTCCGACGGCGGTGTGGTGGTCGTGGCGTTCGCGTTCGTGCTGCTGCTGTTTGCGAGCGTGTTCTGCCACGAGGCGGCGCACGCGCTCGTCGCGCGCAGCCGTGGGCACCGGGTCACCGAGCTCGCGATGACGCTGTGGGGCGGGCACACGGCCTACACCGGCGCCCAACGCCGCCCGCTCGACGGCGCCCTGGTCGCGGTCGTTGGCCCCCTCACCAACCTGCTGCTCGCCGGGGTGTTCTGGGCGGCGTTCGGGGCGGCGCCCGCGGCCTCGGTCCCGGCGATGCTGCTGTACGCGGCGTTCTTCTCCAATGTCTTCGTCGGCCTGTTCAACCTGCTGCCGGGGCTTCCGCTCGATGGCGGGCAGTTGCTCGAGGCTCTGGTGTGGCGGGTGACGGGCTCGCGCATGCGCGGGACGGTCGCCGCGGGCTGGGTCGGTCGGGCCGTCGCCGTCGGCGTGCTCGCCTGGGCGCTGCTGTGGCCGGTGGCCCGTGGTCTCGCGCCCTCGGTGACCACCGTGATCTGGTCGGCGGTCGTCGGCGCGTTCCTCTGGTCGGGCGCGGGGGAGGCGATCACCACGGCGCGGCGCCGCGCGGTCGTCGACTCCATCGCCACGGCGAGCCTCGCGGGCCGCGCGGTCGTGGTGGCCACCGGGACGCGGTTGGGCGACGCGGCGCGCGCGGTGGCCGGCGTCCCGGACGCGGCCGTCGTCGTCACCGACGCGTGGGGCGCCCCGCTCGGGTGGGTCGACCCCGCCGCGGCGGCCGCGGTGCCGCCCGGAGCCGTGGGTGTGACGCCGGTCGACGCGGCCGTCGTGCCGTTCCCGCCCGGCTCAGCCGTCGACGACTCCCTCGGCGGCGCCGCGCTGCTCGAGCATCTGGCGGCGACGTCGGCGGGCGCCCGCATCGTGCCCGTCGTCAGGGGCGGGCGGGTGACCGGGGTGCTCGACGTCGCACGCGTGGCCGCGGCGGTGCGCGGACCGGCCCGGTAG
- a CDS encoding tRNA (adenine-N1)-methyltransferase, whose translation MTSTPVGDPAPEHAPEPTGAALRRGRLREGDKVQLTDPRGRMHTIQLKPGGTFHTHKGFFRHEELIGRPEGWVVTNTAGVEYLALRPLLSDYVLSMPRGAAVVYPKDAGQIVQMADIFPGAVVVEAGVGSGALTMSLLRAVGDGGTLHSIERREDFAAVARGNVEAFFGASHPAWRLHLGDFADVVGQVASPGAVDRVVLDMLAPWENLDAAATALVPGGVFLAYVATTTQLSRLAEDLRVDGRFAEPVAWESMVRGWHLEGLAVRPEHRMIGHTGFLLTARRLADGVVPPERKRRPAKGSYPAAEAEWTEEDLGERPVSDKKVRKVVRVLGQEPGPASGSGTGPHTAADGEQTGEQSAI comes from the coding sequence GTGACCTCCACTCCTGTCGGCGACCCCGCTCCCGAGCACGCCCCCGAGCCCACCGGCGCCGCGCTGCGCCGCGGCCGCCTGCGCGAGGGCGACAAGGTGCAGTTGACCGACCCGCGCGGTCGCATGCACACGATTCAGCTCAAGCCCGGTGGGACGTTCCACACCCACAAGGGCTTCTTCCGCCACGAGGAGCTCATCGGCCGGCCCGAGGGTTGGGTCGTCACCAACACCGCGGGGGTCGAGTACCTGGCGCTGCGGCCGCTGCTGAGCGACTACGTCCTGTCGATGCCGCGCGGCGCCGCGGTCGTCTACCCCAAGGACGCCGGACAGATCGTGCAGATGGCCGACATCTTCCCGGGCGCCGTGGTGGTCGAGGCGGGCGTCGGGTCGGGCGCGCTGACCATGTCGCTGCTGCGCGCTGTGGGTGACGGCGGCACGCTGCACTCGATCGAGCGCCGCGAGGACTTCGCGGCCGTCGCCCGCGGCAATGTCGAGGCGTTCTTCGGCGCCTCGCACCCCGCCTGGCGCCTGCACCTGGGCGACTTCGCCGACGTCGTCGGGCAGGTCGCGAGCCCGGGAGCCGTCGACCGCGTGGTGCTCGACATGCTCGCGCCCTGGGAGAACCTCGACGCCGCGGCTACCGCGCTCGTGCCCGGCGGCGTCTTCCTCGCCTACGTCGCCACGACGACGCAGCTGTCGCGTCTGGCGGAGGACCTGCGCGTCGACGGACGGTTCGCCGAGCCGGTCGCCTGGGAGTCGATGGTGCGCGGCTGGCACCTGGAGGGCCTCGCGGTGCGCCCGGAGCACCGCATGATCGGGCACACCGGCTTTCTGCTGACCGCACGCCGCCTGGCGGACGGCGTCGTCCCGCCCGAGCGCAAGCGTCGGCCCGCCAAGGGCAGCTACCCGGCCGCCGAGGCCGAGTGGACCGAGGAGGACCTGGGCGAGCGTCCGGTGTCCGACAAGAAGGTCCGCAAGGTCGTGCGCGTGCTCGGTCAGGAGCCCGGTCCGGCGTCCGGCTCGGGGACCGGCCCGCACACCGCCGCGGACGGTGAGCAGACCGGTGAGCAGTCCGCCATCTGA
- the arc gene encoding proteasome ATPase: MTENPGVSRDAQLALLAAKNERLAEALRASRDQIVELRKQIDELAKPPGTYATFLAAHDDGTVDISSAGRKMHVGASPSLDVTALAPGQEVKLNEAMTVVEAGGFERVGELVTVKEVLDDERVLVVGRADEERVVRLAGPVRNRPLRVGDSLTVDVRSGFVFEIVPKSEVEELVLEEVPNISYEDIGGLGRQIEAIRDAVELPFAHPDLFREHGLRPPKGVLLYGPPGCGKTLIAKAVAASLATMVAGGADDPNVRSYFLNVKGPELLNKYVGETERHIRLIFARAREKASQGMPVVVFFDEMESLFRTRGTGLSSDVETTIVPQLLAEIDGVERLDNVIVIGASNREDMIDPAILRPGRLDVKIKIERPDAEGAQEIFGKYLTPDLPIHADDLAVHGEDRAEAVAAMIRSVVERMYAEDEENQFLEVTYASGDKEILYFKDFNSGAMIQNVVDRAKKMAIKDFLATGQRGIRVDHLLGACVDEFRENEDLPNTTNPDDWARISGKKGERIVFIRSIVQKKGETGTPRSIEQVTSTGQYL, from the coding sequence ATGACCGAGAACCCCGGTGTCTCCCGCGACGCCCAGCTCGCCCTGCTCGCCGCCAAGAACGAGCGTCTGGCCGAGGCCCTGCGCGCCTCACGCGACCAGATCGTCGAGTTGCGCAAGCAGATCGACGAGCTCGCCAAACCCCCCGGCACCTACGCGACGTTCCTCGCCGCGCACGATGACGGCACGGTCGACATCTCCTCGGCCGGCCGCAAGATGCACGTGGGCGCCAGCCCCAGCCTCGACGTCACGGCCCTCGCGCCGGGCCAGGAGGTCAAGCTCAACGAGGCGATGACGGTGGTCGAGGCGGGCGGCTTCGAACGCGTCGGCGAACTCGTGACGGTCAAGGAGGTGCTCGACGACGAGCGGGTGCTCGTGGTCGGGCGCGCGGACGAGGAGCGCGTGGTGCGACTCGCCGGCCCTGTGCGCAACCGCCCGCTGCGGGTCGGCGACTCGCTGACGGTCGACGTGCGCTCGGGATTCGTGTTCGAGATCGTGCCCAAGTCCGAGGTCGAGGAGCTGGTCCTCGAAGAGGTCCCCAACATCAGCTACGAGGACATCGGCGGCCTGGGACGCCAGATCGAGGCGATCCGCGACGCCGTCGAGCTGCCCTTCGCCCACCCCGACCTGTTCCGCGAGCACGGCCTGCGCCCGCCCAAGGGCGTGCTGCTGTACGGACCGCCGGGCTGCGGCAAGACGCTCATCGCCAAGGCCGTCGCGGCCTCGCTCGCGACCATGGTCGCCGGCGGAGCGGACGACCCGAACGTGCGCTCGTACTTCCTCAACGTCAAGGGCCCCGAGCTGCTCAACAAGTACGTCGGCGAGACCGAGCGGCACATCCGGCTGATCTTCGCCCGCGCCCGCGAGAAGGCGTCCCAGGGGATGCCCGTCGTGGTGTTCTTCGACGAGATGGAGTCGCTGTTCCGCACGCGCGGCACGGGCCTGTCCTCCGACGTCGAGACCACGATCGTGCCCCAGCTGCTCGCCGAGATCGACGGCGTCGAGCGCCTCGACAACGTCATCGTCATCGGGGCCTCCAACCGCGAGGACATGATCGACCCCGCGATCCTGCGGCCCGGCCGCCTCGACGTGAAGATCAAGATCGAGCGGCCCGACGCCGAGGGCGCCCAGGAGATCTTCGGCAAGTACCTCACGCCCGATCTGCCGATCCACGCCGACGACCTCGCGGTGCACGGCGAGGACCGCGCCGAGGCCGTGGCGGCAATGATCCGCTCGGTCGTCGAGCGCATGTACGCCGAGGACGAGGAGAACCAGTTCCTTGAGGTCACCTACGCCTCGGGCGACAAGGAGATCTTGTACTTCAAGGACTTCAACTCGGGGGCGATGATCCAGAACGTCGTCGACCGCGCCAAGAAGATGGCCATCAAGGACTTCCTGGCGACGGGCCAGCGCGGCATCCGGGTCGACCACCTGCTGGGCGCCTGCGTCGACGAGTTTCGGGAGAACGAGGACCTGCCCAACACCACCAACCCCGACGACTGGGCGCGCATCAGCGGCAAGAAGGGCGAGCGGATCGTGTTCATCCGCTCGATCGTCCAGAAGAAGGGCGAGACCGGCACACCGCGCTCGATCGAACAGGTCACCAGCACGGGGCAGTACCTGTGA
- the dop gene encoding depupylase/deamidase Dop, producing MGVETEYGVLAPGRPAANPMLLSSQVVTTYRALVARAGARPAARWDYDDEDPLADARGFHLHRAAAHPSQLTDDPSRPAPAGPSGPAPGAAAARADVDEVDDPSAANCILTNGARLYVDHAHPEYSSPEVTGPRDAVLWDVAGERIMLAAARELALVPGEGQGVTLYKNNVDGKGASYGTHENYLVDRALPFGLLAELITPFLVTRQVFAGSGRVGLGPTGSRAGFQMSQRADYIEAEVGLETTLRRPIVNTRDEPHADRGRWRRLHLILGDANLFEVATYLKLGTTSLVLWVLERLDELAAAGVPARADLAALRLADPVAEVQRVSRDLDLVAKLDLADGRTMTALEVQEAYAGVVSRALRAIGPEPDADEATYAVLDRWRSVLARLDADPGSCAREVEWVAKRRLLEGLRRRDGLEWDHPRLRALDLQWSDVRPERSVYHRLLGAGAVERLVDERAVADAVHHPPSDTRAYFRGEVMARYTDQIAAASWDSVIFDVPGAAALQRVPMLDPLRGTRTHIGALLDASADAASLLRGLRGDGSA from the coding sequence ATGGGCGTCGAGACCGAGTACGGGGTGCTCGCCCCCGGGCGGCCCGCCGCGAACCCGATGCTGTTGTCGAGCCAAGTGGTCACGACCTACCGGGCGCTGGTGGCGCGCGCGGGCGCGCGGCCCGCGGCCCGCTGGGACTACGACGACGAGGACCCGCTCGCGGACGCGCGCGGGTTCCACCTCCACCGCGCCGCCGCCCACCCCTCACAGCTCACCGACGACCCGTCACGCCCCGCGCCCGCAGGCCCGTCCGGTCCGGCGCCGGGCGCCGCTGCGGCGCGCGCCGACGTCGACGAGGTCGACGACCCGTCGGCGGCCAACTGCATCCTGACCAACGGCGCGCGCCTCTACGTCGACCACGCGCACCCCGAGTACTCCTCACCCGAGGTCACCGGGCCGCGCGACGCCGTGCTGTGGGACGTGGCGGGTGAGCGCATCATGCTCGCGGCCGCGCGCGAGCTGGCCCTCGTGCCCGGTGAGGGCCAGGGCGTCACGCTCTACAAGAACAACGTCGACGGCAAGGGCGCGAGCTACGGCACGCACGAGAACTACCTCGTCGACCGCGCCCTGCCGTTCGGCCTGCTCGCCGAGCTCATCACCCCATTCCTGGTGACCCGCCAGGTCTTCGCGGGCTCGGGGCGTGTGGGGCTCGGGCCCACGGGGAGCCGGGCGGGCTTCCAGATGTCGCAGCGCGCCGACTACATCGAGGCCGAGGTCGGCCTGGAGACGACGCTGCGCCGGCCCATCGTCAACACGCGCGACGAGCCGCACGCCGACCGCGGCCGTTGGCGGCGGCTGCACCTCATCCTCGGCGACGCGAACCTGTTCGAGGTCGCGACCTACCTCAAGCTCGGCACGACCTCGCTGGTGCTGTGGGTGCTGGAACGCCTCGACGAGCTCGCGGCGGCCGGGGTGCCCGCACGGGCGGACCTGGCGGCGCTGCGGCTGGCCGATCCGGTCGCCGAGGTCCAGCGCGTCTCACGCGACCTCGACCTGGTGGCCAAGCTCGACCTGGCCGACGGGCGCACCATGACGGCGCTCGAGGTGCAGGAGGCCTATGCCGGCGTCGTCTCGCGCGCGCTGCGGGCGATCGGGCCCGAACCCGACGCCGACGAGGCGACGTACGCGGTGCTCGACCGGTGGCGGTCAGTGCTGGCGCGCCTGGACGCCGATCCGGGCTCGTGCGCGCGCGAGGTCGAGTGGGTCGCCAAACGGCGGCTGCTGGAGGGGCTGCGCCGGCGCGACGGGTTGGAGTGGGATCATCCGCGGCTGCGCGCGCTCGACCTGCAGTGGTCGGACGTGCGACCCGAGCGCAGCGTCTACCACCGGCTGCTCGGTGCGGGCGCCGTCGAGCGCCTGGTCGACGAGCGCGCCGTGGCCGACGCGGTGCACCATCCGCCGTCCGACACCCGCGCGTACTTCCGCGGCGAGGTCATGGCGCGCTACACCGACCAGATCGCGGCGGCGAGCTGGGACTCGGTGATCTTCGACGTCCCGGGCGCCGCGGCGCTCCAACGCGTGCCCATGCTGGACCCGCTGCGTGGCACGCGGACCCACATCGGCGCGCTGCTGGACGCGAGCGCCGACGCGGCGAGCCTGCTGCGGGGCCTACGCGGCGACGGTTCGGCATAG
- a CDS encoding ubiquitin-like protein Pup gives MAGQERINPQHEDGTPDDDGADVPVPAAPAAQDRDAEVDALLDEIDEVLESNAEQFVRGFVQKGGQ, from the coding sequence ATGGCAGGTCAGGAACGCATCAACCCCCAGCACGAGGACGGCACGCCCGACGACGACGGCGCTGACGTCCCTGTCCCGGCCGCGCCCGCGGCGCAGGACCGCGACGCGGAGGTGGACGCGCTGCTCGACGAGATCGACGAGGTGTTGGAGTCCAACGCCGAGCAGTTCGTGCGCGGCTTCGTCCAGAAGGGCGGTCAGTGA
- the prcB gene encoding proteasome subunit beta has protein sequence MRDAGRLGDAFLRPGSSSFLDFLGEHAPGLLPSPGAALDGAGLAPHATTIVALVFDGGVVMAGDRRATAGTMIASREIEKVFPADEYSAIGISGSAGVGVDLAKLFQLELEHYEKIEGSLLSLDGKANRLATLLRANLPLALQGFVVVPLFAGYDLDRGIGRIFSYDPTGGRYEEHEHHGTGSGSVFARGALKKLWQPGMSADDAVRVAVESLYDAADDDSATGGPDPVRRIWPVVATVTADGYRRVPDAELESVVAALVAARSERGRRA, from the coding sequence GTGAGGGACGCCGGACGGCTCGGGGACGCGTTCCTGCGCCCCGGGTCGTCGTCGTTCCTCGACTTCCTCGGCGAGCACGCGCCCGGGCTGCTGCCCTCGCCCGGCGCGGCCCTCGACGGCGCCGGGCTCGCCCCGCACGCCACCACGATCGTCGCGCTGGTGTTCGACGGCGGCGTGGTGATGGCGGGCGACCGCCGCGCGACCGCGGGCACGATGATCGCCAGCCGTGAGATCGAGAAGGTGTTCCCGGCCGACGAGTACTCCGCGATCGGCATCTCGGGCTCGGCGGGCGTCGGCGTCGACCTGGCCAAGCTGTTCCAATTGGAGTTGGAGCACTACGAGAAGATCGAGGGCTCGCTGCTCTCGCTCGACGGCAAGGCGAACCGGCTCGCGACGCTGCTGCGCGCGAACCTGCCGCTCGCCCTGCAGGGCTTCGTCGTCGTCCCGCTGTTCGCGGGCTACGACCTGGACCGCGGCATCGGGCGCATCTTCTCCTACGACCCGACCGGGGGGCGCTACGAGGAGCACGAGCACCACGGCACGGGCTCGGGCTCGGTCTTCGCCCGCGGCGCGCTCAAGAAGCTGTGGCAGCCGGGGATGAGCGCCGACGACGCCGTGCGCGTCGCCGTCGAGTCGCTCTACGACGCCGCCGACGACGACTCGGCGACAGGCGGGCCGGATCCGGTCCGGCGCATCTGGCCGGTCGTCGCGACGGTGACGGCCGACGGCTACCGGCGTGTTCCGGACGCCGAGTTGGAGTCCGTGGTCGCGGCGCTCGTCGCGGCCCGCAGCGAGCGGGGCAGACGCGCATGA
- the prcA gene encoding proteasome subunit alpha — MTMPFYVSPEQLMKDRADFARKGIARGRSVVVLAYDGGILFATENPSRALHKISEIYDRIAFAAVGKYNEFENLRVAGVRYADLRGYSYDRKDVTARGLANAYAQTLGTVFTTESKPLEVELVVAEVGQDPDGDQVYRLSYDGSVADERGHVVMGGQAEQLGARLAEGWSAGLALGDALRLATATLGAVGADGALAAAGSERAIEPAQLEVAVLERARPRRAFRRLQGAALAAALDQAAD; from the coding sequence ATGACCATGCCGTTCTACGTCTCGCCCGAGCAGCTCATGAAGGACCGGGCGGACTTCGCGCGCAAGGGCATCGCGCGCGGCCGCTCCGTCGTCGTGCTGGCCTACGACGGCGGGATCCTGTTCGCGACCGAGAACCCCTCGCGCGCGCTGCACAAGATCTCGGAGATCTACGACCGCATCGCGTTCGCCGCGGTGGGCAAGTACAACGAGTTCGAGAACCTGCGGGTGGCGGGGGTGCGCTACGCCGACCTGCGGGGGTACTCCTACGATCGCAAGGACGTCACGGCCCGCGGCCTGGCCAACGCCTACGCGCAGACGCTCGGCACGGTCTTCACGACCGAGTCGAAGCCGCTCGAGGTCGAGCTGGTGGTGGCCGAGGTCGGGCAGGACCCCGACGGCGACCAGGTCTACCGCCTGTCCTACGACGGCTCGGTCGCCGACGAGCGCGGCCACGTGGTCATGGGCGGCCAGGCCGAGCAGCTCGGCGCGCGGCTCGCCGAGGGCTGGAGCGCCGGGCTCGCGCTCGGCGACGCGCTGCGGCTGGCGACCGCGACGCTCGGGGCGGTGGGCGCCGACGGGGCGCTGGCGGCCGCCGGGAGCGAGCGGGCGATCGAGCCGGCGCAGCTTGAGGTGGCCGTGCTCGAGCGCGCGCGGCCCCGGCGGGCGTTCCGCCGTCTTCAGGGCGCGGCGCTTGCCGCGGCGCTCGACCAGGCGGCCGACTGA